gctgggggagcagagctctgtgttctGGGGGAGCCCCAAAACGCGCCGGGCCCCCCTCCCCGccgggctggggcacagccctggccctgtccctcctcacctgccccagctcctgtttCTCGAGTGAGTAATGCTGAATTACAGCGCTAAGGAGCTCTCTGGGGATCCTTCGGAATAACAGGAATAGTTTATGCGATTTGCATAATTGCTATGATGGGATTTCGCATCACGTTGCTGAGCTCGGGGAAGCGTCCCGGGCAGAGccgaggtgctgctgggggccctgggcaccctggggggctctgggcacCTCTGGGggctgcctccctcctgcccagccctgcctggtcACAGAGAGGTGGCAGAAGGGCCAGGTTCAGGTCCCGCTGCCAtcccctgcccgtgtcccccccgtgtccctcGGGCACGTTTTCCTGTCCCATGGCCACTTCTGCCGGCTGTGgctgcccatcccagctccGGGAAGCAGCAAAACGCTGCCTCTCAGCCCCGAAGGACACGGTGCCGAATTCCCCAGCTCCTGTTCCAGCCCCAAGGCCACCCAGCTCCCCGCACGGCATCTCCAGCCTCTGCGCAGGGACGCGgctcctcctgtcccagcacagcccagcctgggactGCTCTCCTCTCATTTCCTCTCTCGCTAATTAATCAcggggcagccctggagcagcctggcacggctctgctgggctgccggggttggggacacagctggggacacaggctggggacacgggcTGGGGACACGAGCTGGGGACACGGGCTGGGGACACCCGTCACGCGGCAGCGCTGGCCCTCGGGGACACCCGGCGTGGCCACGGCTTCACCCACGACTTGAGGAGCCACATTCcacggcagggcagggcagggcagcagaagtGGTGACACGGGGACAAGTGCcacctcccagtgctcctgcGGCCCCCAGGAGGAGGAATTCTNNNNNNNNNNNNNNNNNNNNNNNNNNNNNNNNNNNNNNNNNNNNNNNNNNNNNNNNNNNNNNNNNNNNNNNNNNNNNNNNNNNNNNNNNNNNNNNNNNNNNNNNNNNNNNNNNNNNNNNNNNNNNNNNNNNNNNNNNNNNNNNNNNNNNNNNNNNNNNNNNNNNNNNNNNNNNNNNNNNNNNNNNNNNNNNNNNNNNNNNNNNNNNNNNNNNNNNNNNNNNNNNNNNNNNNNNNNNNNNNNNNNNNNNNNNNNNNNNNNNNNNNNNNNNNNNNNNNNNNNNNNNNNNNNNNNNNNNNNNNNNNNNNNNNNNNNNNNNNNNNNNNNNNNNNNNNNNNNNNNNNNNNNNNNNNNNNNNNNNNNNNNNNNNNNNNNNNNNNNNNNNNNNNNNNNNNNNNNNNNNNNNNNNNNNNNNNNNNNNNNNNNNNNNNNNNNNNNNNNNNNNNNNNNNNNNNNNNNNNNNNNNNNNNNNNNNNNNNNNNNNNNNNNNNNNNNNNNNNNNNNNNNNNNNNNNNNNNNNNNNNNNNNNNNNNNNNNNNNNNNNNNNNNNNNNNNNNNNNNNNNNNNNNNNNNNNNNNNNNNNNNNNNNNNNNNNNNNNNNNNNNNNNNNNNNNNNNNNNNNNNNNNNNNNNNNNNNNNNNNNNNNNNNNNNNNNNNNNNNNNNNNNNNNNNNNNNNNNNNNNNNNNNNNNNNNNNNNNNNNNNNNNNNNNNNNNNNNNNNNNNNNNNNNNNNNNNNNNNNNNNNNNNNNNNNNNNNNNNNNNNNNNNNNNNNNNNNNNNNNNNNNNNNNNNNNNNNNNNNNNNNNNNNNNNNNNNNNNNNNNNNNNNNNNNNNNNNNNNNNNNNNNNNNNNNNNNNNNNNNNNNNNNNNNNNNNNNNNNNNNNNNNNNNNNNNNNNNNNNNNNNNNNNNNNNNNNNNNNNNNNNNNNNNNNNNNNNNNNNNNNNNNNNNNNNNNNNNNNNNNNNNNNNNNNNNNNNNNNNNNNNNNNNNNNNNNNNNNNNNGTCTATTTGCTGTGGGGGACAGGGAAGGACGTCACATGCCAGCCTGGTGGCTCGTGGCTGCggggcccagcccagcagccctgggcagagctcccagcccctggtgcACGCACCCTCTGGTACTCCACAGCGTCCTGGGTCTCTCCTATTATCCTCTCCACTTCTTCTATGGACATCACCTGAAGGGCAGAGCCAAAACGCAGGTGAGGcagggccctgcagggaggcagctccaggcaggccCCTCGGAGGTGCCCCGGCCACGGGTACCTGGTGCATTTTGTTCAGACACTCGTTGCCTATTTTCAGGCCCTCGATGACCTTCATTTCAATCTGGGTGAATTCAATGTCCTGGACCTGCAgcggggaggaggaagggaagagctgtCACACCTGGGCCAGGCatgggcacaggctgccctgggagccctgcagggatttaaCAGACACGGGCAcgtggcagctggggacagacaTGGGCAcgtggcagctggggacagcggCAGTGCTGGGGAGTGACTGGCTCAGAGGGCTCTTCCccctaaatgattccatggttGCCATTCCTGGGCACACACGGGCTGCCAGGAGCACCAGAGGAGCTGCAAGCAGGAATCAGTGGAGCCCTTTCAGTCCTGCcagtggcaccagcagcaggaaatatCCCCACAAAACgctcagcccaggcagctgcaccAGCAGGCCCAGCAGCCCTTGAGGTGATTCCACCGGATTTTCCAGCTGCCAGTCCCAGCTGAGAGCTCCCCGAACCCAAACACATCCAGTTCAGAAATGACAGGGCTGGCACGAGGCAGGAaggccccagcacagccattcCTCCCGTGAGTAACATTCCAGCAATTTCCAAACCACACGTTTAGCAGGGGACCCGCGGGCCCCAAACACAGCGCTCCGTGTCTCCGGGAAAATCCTGGCTCACACACAATCCTGGAGGCATTTGCCCTTGGACAGAGGCTGAGcacctgccaggacctgccagCAGGAATGGAGGGAATTCCAGGGGAGCCCCACCCCACGGGAGCCCCAGGCCCGGCTCACCATCCGCTCCAGGTTGCTGATCTGGCTCTCTGTTTtatccagcagctgctcctgatACCGCTTCTTCTTCAGCAGGAGCATGGCTttcctgggggacacagggagggacacgagcagggatggagcaacTGAAGCCCAGAGGAGCCCATCCCAGCCACGCCTGATCTGTGTTCTGCTAAAGGGGACagcctgtgtgcagctgcaccCGCAGCCTGGACCCGCTCCCGTGAGCAGCGAGGACGAGCAAAGGGTACTGGGAATgactcctgccctggcagggtgggcagccctggcacagggtgcccagagcagctggggctgcccctggatccccggcagtgcccaaggccaggctgggcagggctgggagcacctggcacagtggaggtgtccctgccacggcaggggtggcactgggtgggctttaaagtccctcccaacccaaacccttccgGGATTCTGATTCCCACAGCGCAGCCGTGCTTCCCTCCCGGTGACACCCCGGAGGTGGCACTGCCCCGGTGACACCCCGCAGGTGGCACTGTCCCCGGTGACACCCCGGAGGTGGCACTGCCCCGGTGACACCCCGGAGGTGGCCGTGTCCCCTCGGCCCGGTGACCCGCGCCCCTCACTCTTTCTTGCCGTCGCGGAGCAGCTGCCGGGCCAGCGCCCGCTCCCGCTCCAGCCCCAGGCTCAGCCGCTTCTGGTACTGCCGCAGCTTGTCCCGCTGCTGCTTCAGTTGCTgcgggacacacggacacggggGAGGCGGGACGGGcggacagagggacagacagaGGGACGGACAGAGGGACGGACAGGGGGACGGACAGGGGGACGGACAGGGGTCACAGCTCAGCCCGGACAGCTCCAGCGCCCCTCAAGCAGCGCCGCTCCCCCGCCCGGTCTGTCCCCGCCGTGTCAGCGACAGCACCGGGggtggctcagccccagccGGGCCGGTCCGGTCCGTCCCTCCTCACACCGGCACGGCCCGGTCCGGTCCATCCCCGGCCCCTCACCGGCACGGCCCGGTCCGGTCCATCATCCCCGGCCCTCACCGGCACGGCCCGGTCCGGTCCATCATCCCCCTCACCGGCACGGCCCGGTCCGGTCCATCATCCCCGGCCCTCACCGGCATGGCCCGGTCCGGTCCCTCTCCGCCCCTCaccggcacggcacggcccgGTCCATGCCCCGCTCCCCGGCCCGGTCCATCCCCGCTCACCAGCACGGCCCGGTCCTGCTCCGTGACGCGGCTCCGCCGTTTCCGCCCGAACAGGTTCCCCATGGCCgctcctgcccggcccggcccggcccggccccgacGGCGGCCGCGAGGGGCCCGGCCCCGCACAACGCGCAGCGGGCGCGGCAGCGGCGGGAGCGCGCCACTGGGGGGCGCGCTGGGGACGGGAATTCAAATCgggaattaattaatgaaaatatcgggaattaattaatgaaaatatgggaatgggaattaatgaaaatgtgggaatgggaacgAATGAAAATATGGGAATGGGAACGAATGAAAATATCGGGAATGGGAATTAATGAAAATGTCGGGAATGGGGTTTAAAATATCGGGAATGGGGATTAAAATATAGGGAATGGGGATAATGATATGGGGAACGCGGATAATGATATCGGGAATGGGAATTAAAATATTGGGAATGGCAATAATGATGTCAGGAATGGGGATAAAATATCAGGAATGGGAATAAAAGTATTGGGAATGAGGATAAAATAGGGAATGGGGATCATAAAGTCAGGAATGGGGATTATAAAAATATTGGGAATGGCGATTATAATATTGGGAATGGGGATAACAGGGAATGGGGATAACCAGGAGTGGGAATGATAATACAGGGAATGGGGATAATATAGGGAGTGGGATGTAGGGAATAGGATCTGGGGATGGGAGGTGTGGGAGGGAGGCTGTAGGGGTTGGGGGTCCAGGGACAACACCGATTTGTTCCTGAGTGATGGAATTGTTTGGGGGTCCAGGGATAACACCGATTTGTTCCTGAGTGATGGAATTGTTTGGGGGTCCAGGGATATGATGGAATTGCTTGGGGTTGCAGGGATAACACCGATTTGTTCCTGAGTGATGGAATTGTTTGGGGTTGCAGGGATAACACCGATTTGTTCCTGAGTGATGGAATTGTTTGGGGGTCCAGGGATAACACCGATTTGTTCCTGAGTGATGGAATTGTTTGGGGTGGAGGAGCCCCAGCCCAccgtgccccagccctgccaggatcCATGGGTCCCTCGGGGCCAGCcgggctgcagccagagctccagagctgcatcTGCACCCCGGGACtggcattcctgctgctccagcaggctgGCACACGCAGCTGTCACCAACACCCCCCTGGGAGCGGCcagaccccagccctgcaccccaaatcccacccgGCTCCCTCCTGGGCCACAGCCTCCCCGGCCCCACAGAAGGATCCTCACGGCAGGAAgtgtttctgcatttattttttattaaccATTTATTTGTCTGTAATCGTTTTTACTCTCACATTACAATCGTGTGGgggtttttatatattttttttaaactttatttttgtaaaataaatagaGATAAGTGAACTTTTAAGGTAGGACGCTCTCCAGACCCTTGGTTAAACTCTGTGATCCCATGATTGAATCTCTGCATCAGACCTGTGGAAGCACAGCCCACACACGCTCAGGTAAAAGCCCAACAGCCCAAATTCCTTAAAATTCCCCGTCCTGGAcgtggggctgcagcagagccaggcaggagcagcggCTCCCGCCACGCCAGGAATGTCCTGTTCCTTTCACAAATACACTGATACGAGTTAAAAATCTATTGGTTTTGAAGCTGTGAATGTTAAGGGGTTACGTGAGATCCCAACCTCTGCTTCCACCCCCGCGGGCAGCCCGGGAAGAGGCACAGCTCTGTTAGACCATCATTAACTTTGGGTAACTGAGGAGGGGGTTTTTAGGTAGTTTTTTGAAGTTTAAAGCCTTTGATTCGTTATCCTGGGGTGTGATCCCTGccggggatgctgctgggggcACTGCCGTGGCTCGGGGACCTCTCCAGGGCACAGTCCCCTCAAAGGGGTGGCCCGGGGCCTCGGCACGCAGGGACACggagccagggccagcagcagcacgcTGGGCacggggcagaggggcagctgtGGCCAGCACGGGGACAGAGGGGTTCTGAGCCTTCCCTCGGGGACAGAGGGGTTCTGAGCCTTCCCTCACTGcatcccctctgcccagctggcagTTCAGAGGGTTCTGAGCCTTCCCTCGGGGACAGAGGGGTTCTGAGCCGTCCCTCACTGcatcccctctgcccagctggcagTTCAGAGGGTTCTGAGCCTTCCCTCACTGcatcccctctgcccagctggcagTTCAGAGGGTTCTGAGCCTTCCCTCTCTGCATTCcccctgcacagctggcagctcacTCACAGAGGGGTTCTGAGTCTTCCCTCTCTGCATCCCCTCTGTCCACTCACGGAAGGTTCTGAGCCCTCTGCATCCCCTCCATTCACTCATGGAAGGTTCTGGGCCCTTCCCTCACTTTGCTGGAGCCTGCAGATCCCGTGGCCCTGCTGGGGGAACGCTGGGGATTCCTGCAGTGAGTTCTGCCCCTCTGGAAGGACACCCGTCCTTTGGCTGTGCTCCCCCTTCCCACACCCATCTCCAGCCCCAGACGGGATCCCAGGGGACAAAACACTCATTATTCAGACGTGGAAGGTGCAGAGGTGGAGCAGGCCTGGCCTGGGCAGCTGGGACGAGGGcgctctgctcagagctgccttcctcctcctcctcctcctcagccatTCTCATGCCCAGGCGCTCCCGTGCCTGCTCCCCCAGgggcagctgagccccagccgtggtgtgcagctgcaggtgcccGAATCCTGGCCTCTCCTGGGTGCCCAGCAGCCGTGGGGAGCCCGGGACGGGCCCTGGGCACAGCGCCGTGCCTGGGCAGCCCCCGGTGGCAGGGGGACAGCGGCAGCAGGAGGGGCAGTGCCTGAGGTGCCCCCAGCTCCCCACGGGCTCGGGTGGAACGCGGTGACACCGGTGACGTGCTCCAGGCTCGCCGGGACGTTGGAGATCTTCGCTCCCTTCCCGCCCTCGTCTTCCTCACGAGCAGCTTTGCGGGGTGGGACGTCCTGCCCTGCTCTTGCCATCTCCCTGAGCCCTTCCCGCAGGATCCctgcccgccccggccgccggGTCCGTCCTGGCCGGCAGCGGAGGGCAGGCTGcagcggggaggaggaggaggtgcaTGCTGCCCTGCCTCCCTGGCAGCGACACCCCGCGCTGGGGCGGCGCTGCCCTGGCCCAGGAGCTGGGTTTGGCACAGGGTcggcagcagctggagggtcCTGTGGAGCTGGAGGTGAGTCCTGACAGTCCTCGAAGAACCCACGCTGCAGCAAAACAAGGAACAAAGACTAAAACAAGACCCTTCTCAAGGGCGTTGCCTCATCCAAGTCCTTCCGAGCTCAGGAGCCGTGTTTCTGACAGAGAAGCCAACcactggaaacaaaaataaatgttccttttctgtagcttttaGAGGATatagctggaaaacaaaacaaaacaaaaccaggagatTGTCTCTTCCCCTTGTCAAACCCATCAGTAGCTAAGTCAGAAGAACAAATGTTCAAGTTAtggggtgcagcagcagccaacaCGAAACATTCAAGTCGATGATTTCTCTATGTACAGGAGCCCCGCGCTGGGGCCGCTCGGGGCGGGCGCCGTCATCTGATCCTCTTCTCCACCGAGTACACCGAGATGTAGAAGTCATTGCTGCCGACGGCCAGGTGGGGCTGCGGGAGAGCACAGGGACAAACCGGCACGGTCacatgggcactgccagcctccctgggcagttccagtgCCCGAGCCCCCTtgccatggggaaattcctgctgtgcccaccctgagcctccccagcccagcctgaggccgttccctctgctcctgtccctgttccctggagcagagcccggcctggggctgtcccctcctggcaggagctgtgcagagccacaggggccccctgagccccctttgctccaggctgagccccttcccaggaactctgcagccccttcccagctccctcaggagctctccagccccttcccagctccctcaggaactctccagtcccttcccagctccctcagcccctcctggggctccagccccttcccagctccctcctgtgACCGACTCCAGGTGTGCAGCAGTGGCAGGcacaggtgacagtgacattcagcagggacacccagctgctccccagctctgcaggagttATAGGCCCATTTCAGCCAGGGAAAAATTATGGGCACTATTAGTTGCCAACTGCCAACATAATTTCTGTAAATGACTGCAAATGTGCTCGTTAGGAGCCGATGGCTGGgctgaaaatgagaatttcctgcagcaggggacCTGGCCCCGCCGGACAGGGCTTTGCTCTGCTTGTTTAAAGAGCAAACTGCTCTCCCCATTACCTATTAAATATctgtgagctgctctgcaggtttCTAAAATAACTCTTGTAACTCCCCCCTGTTTTCCCACCCATTCATTGTTTTCTCAGgttttccagctcctccattTATTCTCCTCCCTGGGTGAGCAAAGTCCACCACGCAGAAGGGACCTCCCTCCTCCTTGAGCAGCAACCAGATTGTCTGTGCAACCACTGCAGAGCCCCTCAGCTCTGAGACTCCaacatctcctgctgctctgccccattCCAGCTCTGAGACTCCAacatctcctgctctgccccattCCAGCTGTGAGAGACTCCaacatctcctgctgctctgccccattCCAGCTGTGAGACTCCaacatctcctgctgctctgccccattCCAGCTGTGACAGCCtccatctgctcctgctctgccccattCCAGCTGTGAGACTCCAACATCTGCTCTGCCCTGTTCCAGCTGTGACAGCCtccatctgctcctgctctgccccattCCAGCTGTGACAGCCtccatctgctcctgctctgccccattCCAGCTGTGACAGcctccatctcctgctctgccccgtTCCAGCTGTGACAGcctccatctcctgctctgccccatcccagctgtgacAGCTCGTGCCTTTCATTGTCACAGCCCTCCCGCTTTCCTGGGGTGCAGTTTctgcctgcacagcaccagcctgaagCGAGAGCAGCCCAGCGAGCCGCGGCTGGGGGTGAACAAGCCCCGGAATTCGGGAGCGAGAGCCCGCACTGCTCCTGGCACCTCGGACAGCTCCCGGGGCCGGGGAGGGCCGGGATGGAGCCGCAGCCGAGCTGGGAGGGCTCGGGAGCCGGGAGGGCTCGGGAGCCGGGAGGGCTCGGGAGCCGGGA
This window of the Motacilla alba alba isolate MOTALB_02 chromosome 18, Motacilla_alba_V1.0_pri, whole genome shotgun sequence genome carries:
- the CHMP6 gene encoding charged multivesicular body protein 6, producing MGNLFGRKRRSRVTEQDRAVLQLKQQRDKLRQYQKRLSLGLERERALARQLLRDGKKEKAMLLLKKKRYQEQLLDKTESQISNLERMVQDIEFTQIEMKVIEGLKIGNECLNKMHQVMSIEEVERIIGETQDAVEYQRDPQRAP